A single Oncorhynchus nerka isolate Pitt River linkage group LG10, Oner_Uvic_2.0, whole genome shotgun sequence DNA region contains:
- the LOC135573684 gene encoding uncharacterized protein LOC135573684, protein MINFLIFLLKTRQKYQVIFCSVTPLNVCVCVCVCVCRLNMNGPKRTWQQVKIKYKNILQNAVKKNTHRQGTGGGSPKADLTPAEDMALELNKGRPVLEGIPGGKETSIGSSQDATRFIQVPGSTVFLLEPPAQAPDDADPGEGPSAAATAHDGDDDEEETISLDSRRHEDPDAIQWENQPGNISSQAIRKLYGNHLRRQIELADIDIQYKKKKMENLALESEIKKRTIRKLDLEIKKLERELQEDDTAQNKN, encoded by the exons atgataaattttttgatatttttactgaaaacaagacaaaaataccaagtaattttttgcagtgtgactccattaaatgtgtgtgtgtgtgtgtgtgtgtgtgtgtgtagattaaacatgaacgggccaaaacggacatggcagcaggtcaaaatcaaatacaagaacattctgcagaatg cagtgaaaaagaatacccacagacaaggcacgggtggtgggtcaccaaaggctgaccttaccccagcagaggacatggccttggagctaaataaaggcaggcccgtcttagaggggatccctggggggaaagagacgagcataggttcctcccaagatgccacccgcttcattcaag tgcctggcagcactgtgttcctgttagagccaccagcacaagcaccagacgatgctgatcca ggtgaaggccccagtgcagcagcaacagcacatgatggagacgatgatgaggaggagaccatctctctggattccagaaggcatgag gacccagatgctatacagtgggaaaaccagcctggcaacata agctcacaagctatcagaaagttgtatggcaaccacctccggcgccaaatagaactggcagacatagacattcagtacaagaagaaaaagatggaaaatcttgcactggagtccgaaataaaaaagaggacaattaggaaactggaccttgaaataaaaaaacttgagagggag ctccaagaagatgacacagctcaaaataaaaattag